The genomic segment GAGGAGTTTGGGGCGGAAAAAGCATCTCGGTGTTCTCTGTGGCAGAAAGTTAAAAAAAACATATACGGTTTAGTATATTATCCGTGCATATCCGTGTCATCCGTGCAATCTGTGTTCTATTACAATATTACTCTTAACCGATTACACATGAAATTGTATTATCTTCTGCCCCTGCCGCAAAATCGCAGAGGGAGCGGCAGTGGTTTATAAAAAAAATAGCTTATCGCTGTGAACAAAAAAGTTATCCACCCAGTGTAAAGATAATAAAAAAATAAAGGTTGTAGGTGTGGAATCACACCTACGTTGAATTGTTTGTATTTATTTTGCTGGAATGACGAATGCTCGCTCGCCAGCGCACCTGTCGTACTCTCTAAGTGCACCCTTACCGAAGCACTCCCTGACCTCGACAAAGTCGAAGTTCATGAGGTCATCGGCGAAGCATGTCTTAACCAGTGGGTTGATTGCGAAGCCATCTCCCCTGCCTGTATAGCCACCTGTACAAACGGTTGTATAACCGCCCTGGTGACCCACATTCATGGCGTAGTTGGGGTAGTTTGCTCCTCTCATCTCAGCTAACAGACCCTCATCGGACTGATAGGAGAACACGTTAGTTGCACCGCACTGATCCTGCAGATCGTATCCGAAGAAGCCCAGTCTACCGTGTGCCTCTTTATGGAGGTACATGGACAGATACCAGGCTGACAGACCGGCATTGGAGTTACCTGTTGTGATTGCGCAGGCTGCTCCGGTTGCAGTTGAGATTACAGTTGCTCTCTGGGAACCACCGAAGTGATCTTCCAGGGCTGTCGGGTAGTTTTCGTACAGTTCAAGACCGTACAGTGAACCCCAGGTACCGATATCCCTTATGATATCAATGGTTGGCTCTTTGCAGTTGCCTATGCCTGTACCATATGTATCCCAGCCATACTCGGTGTCTGCATACAGGTTGTCATCAACAGTGTTGTTGGTATATGCTGCTGTTGCATACATAGTGAAACCGACACCACCGCTCATGTAACCACCGAGCCATATCTGGTCGTACAGCATCATTGCTGCTGCACAGGTCTCAAGAGCGATCTTACATGGATCGTCCCTGAACTTCCTTGAGGTCTGTACGATATCGCACATATGACCGAAGGAAAGACCACCGGGCTCGTTAGGTCCTCTTGCCCGCCTTGCGGGAAGCATCTCTGACATCTCTATCAGGCCAGCGTGCTTTGCTGTGAATGCCAGATCAGCGACTGCTGCCTCACCAGCGCACATATGATATGCACTGATGAATGACATACCGACCTGCATTGCCATCCACCTGGATGTCTGGCCACCATCAGCAGTCCTTGAGACTACTGTTGGGATATGCACTGCCTGGAATGAAGACTTGCCTATTGAAGCTTTGATCTGGGCTGCATGGTCTGGTCTGAACATCTTGTCGATGTCGATCACGAACTGGGGATCCAGTTCGTCTTTCAGGGCATCGTCACCTGTGAAGACCTTTACATAGCAGTCATCCACCATTGCGGGGTGGGTCTCAACCATGTGTTCCTGGACGATAGCTGCACCAGGCATTGCGTGGTTCAGTACTTCCAGATAGTAGTTGATACTCTCAGGTGTGACTTCCTTGCCCAGCCTCTTTTCTAGAGTCTCATGAGCCAGGTCCAGACCTACGACGCAGGTTCTCCTGATGTCATCCCATTCCTGCTGCATTGCAGCATTGTTGACATAGTGGAGGTCGTCGCCATCACATACAATATCTGTTCCGCCAAGGGTATACGGGGTCAACTGTCTCTGACCCAGTGGGATACCAGCCAGGTGAAGCAGGGGATCATATGCCTGTAGACCACGCTTCTTTGTGATCTCTGCACCGATCTTGGCCATCTCCATCTTCCTTGGGTTCTGCGCAGTACCCAGTCTCAGGTACTTTGCTGTGGTTTGCTGGATGTCGTCAGCCTGCTGGTTGCTGCCCCATTCCTTGCCGTATTTTACTTCCATTGCAGTTACGAAGTGCTTTTTGGCAGTAGCTTCGTTATTAAAATTTTCTGTTGCCATTTATATCACCTCAATTATTTGGGCTGATACCCATATATGGTTCTCAGTTCCCAGATTTTCTGCAGCCATTCAATAGCTTCAGGATCGTCTCTGTAGGCCACGTTACCAACTCTGTAGAATGTGGTCTTCTTATTTGCCTCGGCAGTGGTCATGGGCTTGCCCAGATTGACCTTCCTGTCAAGAGGAACACCTACCTGATCCTTATCCTGGATGATAACATCACCCTCAAGTCTGCGCCTGTCGATCATATCAAACATGACACCATCTTCCTGCAGTCTGCAAGAGTGACCGTGCACGGTTGCGCCTCTAAGGCCAGCAAGACCCGGACATGTCATATCAGTTTCCATCTGTTCCTTGGCAACTGCTTCCATATCTCTCTCTCGAGCCTCGACAACCTGCCTGCCGGACAGTGTACCGGGGTCCACACCTCTGTGGTTGATCGCAGCGTGGTATGATCTCCAGTATGGCACTGCTGGTGCATTATACATGGAGTCTGCCCACTGGACGTACCTTACCCGGTCGCCTGCTGCTGTACCTGGTGTTGGGGTTACCATCTGTCTAACTGGGCAATCAGGTTCACCCATCTCTGCAAGAGGTGGATGTGTACTTGGGTAGTCACTACCTGGTGCTCTGTGGCCAAGACAAGCGGTCAAATCTTCATCAGAGATCTCTCTGACTTTTTGAACGTTGTTTGACATGTGGTTTCTTCTATTCTCAGCAACGGAAGTGCTGCCGGGATAATATTGTGGTTTATATGCCATAATATTTCATCTCCTTAATTATTTAGTGGATTAATGGTCTTTACGT from the ANME-2 cluster archaeon genome contains:
- the mcrA gene encoding coenzyme-B sulfoethylthiotransferase subunit alpha, which codes for MATENFNNEATAKKHFVTAMEVKYGKEWGSNQQADDIQQTTAKYLRLGTAQNPRKMEMAKIGAEITKKRGLQAYDPLLHLAGIPLGQRQLTPYTLGGTDIVCDGDDLHYVNNAAMQQEWDDIRRTCVVGLDLAHETLEKRLGKEVTPESINYYLEVLNHAMPGAAIVQEHMVETHPAMVDDCYVKVFTGDDALKDELDPQFVIDIDKMFRPDHAAQIKASIGKSSFQAVHIPTVVSRTADGGQTSRWMAMQVGMSFISAYHMCAGEAAVADLAFTAKHAGLIEMSEMLPARRARGPNEPGGLSFGHMCDIVQTSRKFRDDPCKIALETCAAAMMLYDQIWLGGYMSGGVGFTMYATAAYTNNTVDDNLYADTEYGWDTYGTGIGNCKEPTIDIIRDIGTWGSLYGLELYENYPTALEDHFGGSQRATVISTATGAACAITTGNSNAGLSAWYLSMYLHKEAHGRLGFFGYDLQDQCGATNVFSYQSDEGLLAEMRGANYPNYAMNVGHQGGYTTVCTGGYTGRGDGFAINPLVKTCFADDLMNFDFVEVRECFGKGALREYDRCAGERAFVIPAK
- the mcrG gene encoding coenzyme-B sulfoethylthiotransferase subunit gamma produces the protein MAYKPQYYPGSTSVAENRRNHMSNNVQKVREISDEDLTACLGHRAPGSDYPSTHPPLAEMGEPDCPVRQMVTPTPGTAAGDRVRYVQWADSMYNAPAVPYWRSYHAAINHRGVDPGTLSGRQVVEARERDMEAVAKEQMETDMTCPGLAGLRGATVHGHSCRLQEDGVMFDMIDRRRLEGDVIIQDKDQVGVPLDRKVNLGKPMTTAEANKKTTFYRVGNVAYRDDPEAIEWLQKIWELRTIYGYQPK